DNA from Brassica napus cultivar Da-Ae chromosome C4, Da-Ae, whole genome shotgun sequence:
ATTACACCGACCAATGTtggcttttcattttttttctcattttatatCACACAAAGACacaaattaaaacattaaacccGAATTTAACCCATGTTTTCAATTTTGGGGAGAGTATATAGACTTATTTGGAGCTATTTTCATTAATGTTTATTTCTAAACTggtaaaaaaatcttttagtaAATACTATTGGTGGATTAGTAATTAAACATTAGTCTTACTCCTAAATTTAAAgagttaatatatttatgtcttgtagattttatattgtaaaaaaaattagaatttatcttaagatgttttaaattttatattcccTCTGTTTTTAAAGAGTATCattttagcttctttttttttattacataaaaaatatcgttttagattttcaatgcaattttttttttagctgaatattaattgtaaaatgTATTGATCTATTAAGCAAacttatttatctcaaatattattggtCAATTAgacgtaattaataaaaatataaatacattttaatcattttcttaatatgtgtgaaaaatgtGTAAgtgacacttataatgaaacggAAGGTGTATATCTTGGGATTGGCCTTTAATACATGGCTATGTAGGTTAAGATTGGatagattttttaattaaacactATTTAAATGAGTATTATTAGGCCTAAGTATTATATTGTTCAAAAAATCGTCAAATGGTAATTATATGATTCAAAAAGGATTACTGTCTAGATGGCGTttatactgattttttttttaaaaatatatctttttaaaaaaattgtttcgttAATAGTCAATTTGCCACATATATGACGTCTAGACACCATCAAGAAGGAGTTTTAGAACATCAGTATATCATAGAAtgttggaaaaagaaaaaatcttatGAGAATAAATAAGATATATCATGTATATGTTGTTGATGGAGAGATTGGTCTCATCATTTCACCATTGCAGCATGACAGGGTGTCTTGTTGTAGCATGTGAATTTGCACGATTGATATAATAAAAGAATACgatcataattaataatacaaTAATCCTGATATAAATATAGAACAgccttattttctacttttagCAGAGGTATGGACCATGAACATGGATCGTACTCCTTTTGTTCTCTCTTACTTCTTTTTCTCATGTTTTTGGTATATGCGAAATGTACTTTGgaatatataatcataataattGTGATCTTTTGAAAAAGAGATTTTTAGAATCAGCTATTATCaatgttttttgtattttatgttttgttgcTCATCTATTTTAATCAAGTTAAATACATAAACTACtcaactaaaaaatattaattaagtaatctgatttttttgaagtttatacTTTAGAGAATACTTTAAATTACAATACATACAaatacatttttgtttcttttttttctttaagaaatCCCCATCTTTTTTAAAACTATGCTTGTTCTTACAAAACGTAATTATTGAAGAGCTGATGTTCTCATCATGCAAATATCCATAGTAAAATGTGGTATATGATGGTGGAAAATTAGAGAAAACAAAATCCCGTAAACTCTAGAATTTGACAATAGTATTATCCACTCGTTGGTTCCTTTCCAACATCTACTTGTTCAAATCCATTTGATTATCTACAAActtatatataatctattagAAGCAAAAGCCAGAGATatgtaaataaaagttacgaTACTTAAGATTAAAATTATCTTTGTGTGTTGCCGGGTCAATttcacaaaaccaaagataTGTAAACTAAGTAAAGTAAACGTTTCATCACCATCAAGACTGTATAAAAATTAGGATTAAAGGTCACTCCATCAAAAGAAAAGTATGAGGAAAACAAAATTTGACAATTTCAACCAACCAACCAACTTAAGATGTCGACAACGAGtataacgatttttttttttgagaaaaagagtgtaacgaatttttatttaaaaaaaacgagTATAACGAATGCATGTGTTATACGATttgtacaaaaatataaatacatgtcaAGAAACCAGTACAAAGAGAATATAAGAGAGTTTCGATTTAGATATATGGATTGCATGTAGTCATCAAGTCAGCAGTTGAAAATTTACCCCATGCAGACTCGTTTTATTATTCGTTCTGTAATGGGATTAGGTCGTTTGTGTTGAACCCATATACCAACGAAATGACTCATCATACAAAAATGACATTGACTAAGTTTGATCTCCTTCCAAATTGAATATGGATGGACCACAAAAAATGGACTACCAATCTATAGAATAcggttttgtttttgataatAGAATATTACGTGCTTTAGGAGTTAGGCATATATTATAACATCGAGGATCAAAAAGCCGAAAACATGTCATGTGATTGTGCAATTAAAGAAGTGTCCCAAAGTTATATCATCGCAAAATGGTCCACGACGAACTTGCCTCAGTTTATCACCTCACGTGGAAGGTCCCATGTCCCATGTTTTCTTTTCAAGTTATTATTACATAATCTATCTAGTCAGCTATTGATGTAGAAGTAGAAGTACTAGTACTAGTTTTTTTCTTGTAACCTAACCAAAAAATTTCTATCAGCTGATCAGCTCAGTGTACTCTACATAGAGAAAAAGAATAGTCGGTGTTCATGTGCTTTTGATAAATCATGAGTCCATGTGAGACATAACTTGTTCACTCAAGAAATATACCATTCACAAAGGCCACCTCAGCTGTATCGAGAAGGGGTCTGTTGTTGTTGGTTCCGATTAAGAGCTTGTTATGGTTTCTTCAACCTTGAGGACAAGCTTGTTTTTCATGGGGGAAGATTGATACGATCTCATATTGGGCTCACAGGAAAGACAATAAGCATGAAGCTTGTATCATCCAACACTATCAAGAGTGTCAAGACAATGATGGAAGAGAATGAATGAATCCCCCAGCAACATCAACGGCTGAATTTTTTCGGAAAGAAACTCCAAGACAGTCGCCTAGTATCTGATTACGACATTCAGAATGAATTAACTATTCAGTTGCTTCTCCGTCtccgtggtggtggtggtgatagAAACCTGAGTCCCATTATTGGGTATCAACAAGAAGAACATCCTGTTATATGGGAGTACGAGAACTGTGCAATCCCGTATAAAATGGAGTCTACTGAGGTTGCTGTATGGCATATCACGAAGGCCCTAGAGAAGATTGATATAACTTCTCCTCTGAAATTGATAATTGAACAAAAAATTAGATCTGATAAATTGGAAACCAGAAGATATTCTAAGATATAGTTAAATTTAGATAGCatcaaaattagaaaatataacgTAAAttgaatggaaaaaaaattatttacaaaataatgatATGTATTTTTGAGTATAATAAACTTTCACAATTTATGATAACAAAGTTCTAACAAATTTATTCGAATAGAAACATATTATTTTGatgtaataaaattattgaatatcACATTAATGTTAAGTATATATGTCTAAAATAATGACACATGATttagatattatttttgatatataattagctaatcagatttaattaaaataggtaTGCATTAAAGTAatgtaagaaattaaaataatacctttaaaagatatctaaattataattaattttaatgaaaatctTGGTCAAATGAATCAGTTTGATAAGATAATGTCGATTTTAGAGAATTTAAGGataatttgtttttggttaACCAATtatgagttttatgttaaacaccaaatcaaaaatGTATGAGAAAGAATGATTTGACAAAATTATGGAAACTTTATAACTATTTTGCATTTAAGTAAAATAAAGTGATAGACAAAATAAGGCGAAAAATAGGCAGTGttacaaacattttatttctCATCAATCTTCTGTTTTTTACCAATCacaaattatgtaataaaaCGACTTCTAGAAAGTTAGTTCAAAATTTATAGAATATCACTATATCTCAAAACTCttcttaaattatataataccagaacttttgattttcaaattatttaaaattgatcaattatttttaatagttgtgattattattcacattaaaaatttataaacataatgtataatttttatataatgtttatacCCGCGAAATCGCGGGCTACCACctagtataatttatttaaagaattattcaactttttttaaaaaaattataatttataatattatttacaaagTGGTTTTTCACAACAAACGTTAAAAATTAgggttattaataaaattttatatataaataataacgaattttttttgtaacgaCTTCATTGAAAATGAACTGAAACAATCATCCACAAACAAGATGAAACAAAACTCCaaagagaaacacaaagaaaaggCTCAACCGTAAAAAGATCTATGAGCAATTCAAAGTAGATTCTCTTAAATTCTCTGATGCAGCCAGGATGGACCTCCTAACGCCCCGGCCATCACGAAGGACACTCAGAGCAATCTCTCTCGCTTTCTGATTAGAGAAGACAGACTCTGTTTCAAAAGCCACCGACCGAAACAGACTACATAACTCATCTATCTCTCGAAGTATAATACGAAAGCGAGGCCAGTCTTTTGGTCTCCTAACTGCCTCAGTAACTTCTCTAAAGTCAAACCCAATCACAACTTCGTGATACCCTAGGTCTTTCATGCTACGTAGAGCCCATACCAAACATCAAAGTTCAGCCCTAAACCTATTAGGTGAAAAAGTGATGGCATCTTTAGCATGATGAAAGAACATTGCCTTAGTGATCTCGGACAATATACAGGTAACGCCATAGCTATGGactagagaagaatttcttttcCACCAAAAGATAGTGTTTTTAGCAAACCAACCTTTAAGTGGCTTACTCATCTTTTCACCAATAAAGGCTAGAAGCTTCTGTTTAAAGCCACTGAAACATTCCgggagtataatttttttttgaaaaagaagataattcttatatataccgacggacacaACTAGGGTCAAAACCAGCGGGAACCGGACACGTGTTGAGGTCAAAGAGGCGGAGGAAGACGTGAAGTCTCCTGATCAGGAAGAAGACCATAGACCTCTCTTTCCCCAGCTATCCATCCAATTCCGACTTGCCAAATCAATGTTTCTTGGATTGATCATGGACTAATGAGTGGATTTGGATGGTGTCTAAAAAACAACATTAGGAATAAATCTGGTTGAAAGGAATGTCGCAGAAGCTTCTCCGCATGGCATGCTCAAATGAGAGAAATATTTATTCAGCCATTTTTGAAAACGGGCTCTGCGAACTAAATCAAAATGATTATTTGATCAACCGAACTTCAAAACAGAATTACAGGATTACACACAGTTTATAAATGTTGTTCTATTCCAACTTATATATGTCATTCGTCTCCTAAATGTATGTAATGATATCTTTGCTAAAAAGAACATGTTATTCCATATAAATCGTAACTCTTCCAAACACTTGTAATAACAATTAAGCTTCACTTAGTTTGTAACGAGTtttgttgaacaaaaaaaaaacctttcatGTAAGTTGTCTTTTAGTTAATGCAACAACAATGGATTAATGTAATCAACAATCCAGTGTAAAAATTACTCTAAAGGACCAaactcattcttcttcttcttgttgctgATACTGTAATCTCTTCTTCAGCAACTTGGGCCTTGGTCTCATGGGCTTCAAGAACTCAGATTGCAATCTCACCATCTCTTTCAACACACTAATCAGCCTCCTCTCTATCTCCTCGCCGTCCGCCTCCAAAGCTCCCAGGCACCGTGCAACCGCCTCCGCCGTGCTCACGCATCCACCCACCGGCTCCATCCTCAAAAACAGCTCCGAATCGTAGATGCTTCCCCCGCTCACGGACTCGTCTATCCCCGCGTCCAAACACACCCTCACGGCCCCCGCTTCTCTCAAAACCTCCTCGCTAGCCTTCACCATCTCCTTCGCGTGCTTCCACGTCGCGTCGAACACGATCAGCCTCACCGGCGGTGGAGGATCCGAGGTGGTCCGGTTTTGGGATTTGAAGTCGGAGATGGTGACGGCGGGGGAGGAAGGAGAAGACGGGAAGAGGTAGATCGTGCGGGACGGTTTAGGGAGGGAGGATTCTGCGGCGGAGATGTGGCAGTGGCGGAGGCGGCGGCCGGGGACTGTGGTGATGTTGGTTAGGGATTTGACGAGGAGAGGCGTGGTGTTGAGCTTGTGGCGTGACTCGTGCGGATGGTGGAGGATGAGTATCTCTGTACTCGTCGCGATTGGTTCCGATGGTATGACGTGGCAGATGCAGATCGGTTTTGGACGGTCGCAGTTGCTGCAGATCTGACGGCGTTTCTCCTCCTCCATCGTCACTGACTCTGCCACGCGAGCGAGCGTTTCGAGTTTTAAATGAAGAATAAACTTTGAAACGACGTCATTTCAACTTACTATTTACGATACGACGTCATTTCGGATTATTCACGATACGACGACGTTATTTCGCTTATTTATGATACGACGTCATTTCGGATTATTCACGATACGACGACGTTATTTCGCTTATTTTTATGATACGACGTCGTTAGAGCGACgacttttgtttgtttctctcCCACTACCACTTTCTTGCCTttgttgatgaagaagagattgGTTTTTTATATGGGGGAAACATTATACACTCACAAAATGTATGCTTACAGTAAAACATTACAAGACTTTCTCCACAACccccagaagaagaaaaaatttaagggaaccaaaaagaaaaaagaataagaCACAATCTGTGTATAACTCTGTTTCTACTGCAACCTCTACACCATCATACCAACTCCATCAACAACGGGTCGCCTTCAGCCATTTGTCCAACCAGTTTAATAAAATCTTGTTCGCTCGATATGCTCCACGGATGAACAGCAGGCGCTTGAGCAGAATACAAACTCAAAGAAGAATTAAACGAAGAGGACTTCTTCTTATACACCATTGAACCAAGAACCGGGTCAAAGTTAAGAGGCGAATCCATCGACATGAAGAACATCGGCACAGCCACTTTGTAATGCAAATCCATATCTCCCACGAGATCAACAAGGTCGACAAAATCGGTTACAAGTCGTTTAGGCACGTAGAATACCTCTGAGCTGCATACCGTTAAGGCGTCGAGATTGTTCTTGGCTGCTTCCTTGTAGTTAACTTGGAAATGAGCCGGCATTGTGCTTACAGTTCTCTTCACTAGCTCTGCTTGTACAGAGAACCAATCAGACTTCCCGGTCGGTTTCACTGATGTCCATGACTTGGATACCTAAACAAGGTGTGTCACTGTAAGATAACCATATAGAAGTAGATTCCAATATGATGAGAATGTTATCGTACCTTGTCTGTAGTCCAAATCTTAGTCTTGTCAGCTTGAAGTAGATTCCAGTAGTTGAGGACTGTGTCGTCTTCAACAAACAAGAACCCTTCTGCGCTGCTGTATCGATTGAATATCTTTGGTAGATGCCTGAAACATACATATAAACATACCATTAGATGTAGGCCTGCGACTATtgaccgaaccgaaccaaaaagtTAGATTTTCGGTTATTTCAGTTAGAAGGTTCGGCTCAATTTGGCAACTAAAAAAAActtcggttttcggttcggtaATTGGTTAACCAAAATTGTGAACCAAATTAaccgattttttttatttttattcaatttaaaccaaaaatttaaCCAAACTAACTGCAAAACCAAAAAACTTCGGTAAAAATTCAGAACCGAACtaactgaattttttttaaattttattcaatttcaaCTAAAAATTTAACCAAACTAACTGCGAAACCACAAAATTTCGGTAAAATTTTTGAAGCCGAACTAACCGAAAACCGAACTAAATTTCTTTTCGGTTCACTTCGGTGAGATTTCGACCGACCTGAACTAACCGAATTCCGAACTAACCGAGGAAACCGAACCCGCAAGCCTAATTAGAAGCTAGAACTTGAACCAACATATACTAATCTTAAGAACATTCTTACTTGTAAATGTGATCAAGTTTGGCTTCTTCAACATAAAGATCCGAGTTCTTCCTAGAAGACAATATCACAACGGTCTTGAACACTCTACCGTAAAGCAACCTCCACTCAAGAGCAGTGCGTTCAACAGGACCATTACAAAACATAACAAGGACAACGTTCCCAAAGTTCTTCCTCCACCTTATCAAGTTCCCTATCTCAGTACTCACCGTGCCCGTCTCCTCAACACCGAGATGAACCGAAGGCAGCTTCCTAGGAACAAACTCTTTCCTATCCCCATGACCTATATTCGCTCGCGGACGGTCCAGCTCTAACGACATCAGCCTCGGCTGCTGGTACCCGACGGTGATCAAATCCTGAAGCCAAGCAGACGTGAATTTCAAATCCTGTTCCGTCCAAAACCCTTCTTCAGCCATAGCAAAGCTCAGATCAAGTATCTTCTCAAACAAACTATGCTTCTCCGATCTCCAAACGAGTAAGAACTTGATCAAACGACCGACGTTGACATGAAGATCCTTCTCCTCAGCAAAAGGATACGCCTCGATTCTATCGAACCGGTGAGCCGTAGGTGGATAAACAGCAACGTAACCACCAAGCTCCCACAGTAACCTCTGTCCCCAGTACCCTCTCAGCACATCAGAAGCCATGGAACTAACCGAAACGGGAAGCATCAACCCCCAAAACGCGGACGAATGGTAAAGAGTGTTGAAAGAGTTAACCGGCAACATCACACCTTGAGGCAAAGCCACTTTAGGAGCATGCTCGTCGAACTTAACATCAAACCCTTCTAAAGTAGTCTTCCTAGTGAAGTAAAAAACCGAATCAACATCAGGTAAACCGTTGGAGATCCCTTGCTGTATAAACTGCTTACCACCGAACACCTCAGTGTAAAACTCCTCGTGATTGATCTCGCCTACATTCTCTAACGGCAAACCTCTAGGCCAAACAGAACGTTGTCCAAAATGAATATAAGGATTCACCACAGTCCTGTTAGGATCCTCATGACTATACTGTAACATCGGTTCACTAACTAACTCAACGTCAAAACACTTGCCTAGATCACCACCAATCACTTCCCCACGATCATCCGCGTCGTAGATCTTGTTAGCACCGTGCTGGATCGCGAACAAGTAACCAACGCTCTTCCTCACGAAAGAGTCATAAGGCAAGTGATCCAACACACGGTAACCAAGCTCAGCTTGAGCGTCTAGAGATAGAAAGATCGCACCTTTAAGACTCCAATCCTTGGGTGTCATCGAGTTTCCGACCGCGAGAACCTGCCATCCTTTGATCTTCACCAACCCCTTGAGCTCCTCGGTGGGGTAGTTAGTCACCGACACCACGATCCACTTCTCGGTGACGAAGGTGGAGTAAGGGGAGGCCTTGTCGGGGAGGACTCGGATCGAGTTCCATTTGATCTGGGGGCGAGTGAGGGGCTGGAGAGACTGAGTTGACTGGGTCTGGAAACAGAGGAGGGAAGCGGTGTCGGTGGTGttgtagaggaagaagaaagctaAGATTGTGACGATGGAGAGAGAGATGACGACGATTCTGGAGAGATTCTCGGAG
Protein-coding regions in this window:
- the BNAC04G02130D gene encoding probable glycosyltransferase STELLO1, which codes for MLVQDRAAKSQMREIRRFSEPKSLDFSTWVSENLSRIVVISLSIVTILAFFFLYNTTDTASLLCFQTQSTQSLQPLTRPQIKWNSIRVLPDKASPYSTFVTEKWIVVSVTNYPTEELKGLVKIKGWQVLAVGNSMTPKDWSLKGAIFLSLDAQAELGYRVLDHLPYDSFVRKSVGYLFAIQHGANKIYDADDRGEVIGGDLGKCFDVELVSEPMLQYSHEDPNRTVVNPYIHFGQRSVWPRGLPLENVGEINHEEFYTEVFGGKQFIQQGISNGLPDVDSVFYFTRKTTLEGFDVKFDEHAPKVALPQGVMLPVNSFNTLYHSSAFWGLMLPVSVSSMASDVLRGYWGQRLLWELGGYVAVYPPTAHRFDRIEAYPFAEEKDLHVNVGRLIKFLLVWRSEKHSLFEKILDLSFAMAEEGFWTEQDLKFTSAWLQDLITVGYQQPRLMSLELDRPRANIGHGDRKEFVPRKLPSVHLGVEETGTVSTEIGNLIRWRKNFGNVVLVMFCNGPVERTALEWRLLYGRVFKTVVILSSRKNSDLYVEEAKLDHIYKHLPKIFNRYSSAEGFLFVEDDTVLNYWNLLQADKTKIWTTDKVSKSWTSVKPTGKSDWFSVQAELVKRTVSTMPAHFQVNYKEAAKNNLDALTVCSSEVFYVPKRLVTDFVDLVDLVGDMDLHYKVAVPMFFMSMDSPLNFDPVLGSMVYKKKSSSFNSSLSLYSAQAPAVHPWSISSEQDFIKLVGQMAEGDPLLMELV
- the LOC106396404 gene encoding tRNA-uridine aminocarboxypropyltransferase 2 translates to MEEEKRRQICSNCDRPKPICICHVIPSEPIATSTEILILHHPHESRHKLNTTPLLVKSLTNITTVPGRRLRHCHISAAESSLPKPSRTIYLFPSSPSSPAVTISDFKSQNRTTSDPPPPVRLIVFDATWKHAKEMVKASEEVLREAGAVRVCLDAGIDESVSGGSIYDSELFLRMEPVGGCVSTAEAVARCLGALEADGEEIERRLISVLKEMVRLQSEFLKPMRPRPKLLKKRLQYQQQEEEE